A genomic stretch from Corynebacterium sp. 21KM1197 includes:
- the rplJ gene encoding 50S ribosomal protein L10, whose amino-acid sequence MANPKNEADLKELKNRFAEADSVVLTEYRGLSVAQTTELRTALGDDVQYSVAKNTLLKLAAKDSGIEGLDDYLTGPTAIAFIKGEAVDAAKAMKKFAEDNKAFIVKGGYMDGAALTPEQVQAIADLDNRETTLAKLAGAMKGNLAKAAGLFNAPASQVARLASALQEKKEA is encoded by the coding sequence ATGGCTAACCCGAAGAACGAGGCGGATCTCAAGGAACTGAAGAACCGCTTTGCCGAGGCGGACAGCGTGGTGCTCACCGAGTACCGCGGCCTGAGTGTTGCGCAGACCACCGAGCTGCGCACGGCCCTGGGTGATGACGTCCAGTACTCCGTCGCCAAGAACACCCTTCTGAAGCTGGCCGCCAAGGACAGCGGCATCGAGGGTCTCGACGATTACCTCACCGGTCCCACCGCCATCGCCTTCATCAAGGGCGAGGCCGTGGATGCCGCCAAGGCGATGAAGAAGTTTGCCGAGGATAACAAGGCATTCATCGTCAAGGGTGGCTACATGGACGGTGCTGCTCTGACCCCGGAGCAGGTTCAGGCCATTGCGGATCTGGACAACCGCGAGACCACGCTGGCCAAGCTGGCTGGCGCTATGAAGGGCAACTTGGCCAAGGCCGCAGGCCTGTTCAACGCCCCCGCTTCTCAGGTGGCACGCCTTGCCAGCGCGCTGCAAGAGAAGAAGGAAGCCTAA
- the rplL gene encoding 50S ribosomal protein L7/L12 produces MAKLSKDELIEAFKEMTLIELSEFVKEFEEVFEVTAAAPVAVAAAGAPAEGAAAAEEKDEFDVVLEDAGAKKIGVIKAVREIVSGLGLKEAKELVESAPKAILEGANKDDAEAAKTKLEEAGAKVSLK; encoded by the coding sequence ATGGCTAAGCTTTCCAAGGACGAGCTGATCGAGGCCTTCAAGGAGATGACCCTGATCGAGCTCTCCGAGTTCGTCAAGGAGTTCGAAGAGGTCTTCGAGGTTACCGCTGCCGCTCCGGTGGCCGTGGCTGCTGCCGGTGCCCCCGCTGAGGGCGCCGCTGCCGCTGAGGAGAAGGACGAGTTCGACGTCGTGCTGGAGGACGCCGGCGCTAAGAAGATTGGCGTGATCAAGGCCGTGCGCGAGATCGTCTCCGGCCTGGGCCTGAAGGAGGCTAAGGAGCTGGTGGAGTCCGCTCCCAAGGCTATCCTCGAGGGCGCTAACAAGGATGACGCCGAGGCCGCCAAGACCAAGCTGGAAGAGGCTGGCGCGAAGGTCTCCCTCAAGTAA
- a CDS encoding IS256 family transposase: protein MTTVTRRDPADKAKIDAIEKKLLANPEIAKLIDDLGTSTTDANDLVRGMLQASITRGLNAEMDAHLGYRPGDRDAKAALGTDNHRNGAYPKTVDSHYGPVTVEVPRDRAGTFVPTMVPKGSRRLTDVDDMIVSLYAGGMTVRDIQHHMATAMRVDISHETISAVTDAVLDEVMVWQNRQLDEFYPVIFLDALRIKVREGGRVVNKSAYMAIGVDLDGIKHILGLWIAREEGASFWAHVCSNLANRGVKDVFIVCCDGLKGLPEAVEASWPGSMVQTCVVHLIRAANRWVAYGDRKAVSAALKKVYTAPDGSSAAIALEEFASSGLGQKYPRSVKVWQDAWERFVPFLQFPPAARKVIYTTNSIESFNNELRKATRNRVQFTNDESALKTLWLMICNIEDKRAARRAKEGKKAAATAGRLVEGAKVSGWKQAINQMAVAYPDRFDQYL from the coding sequence ATGACTACTGTGACACGACGAGATCCGGCTGATAAGGCCAAGATTGACGCGATTGAGAAAAAGCTGCTTGCAAACCCTGAGATCGCGAAGCTCATTGATGATTTAGGCACCTCAACCACCGACGCCAACGATTTGGTGCGTGGGATGTTGCAAGCCTCGATTACCAGGGGTTTAAACGCCGAGATGGATGCCCACCTGGGCTACCGGCCAGGGGATAGAGACGCTAAAGCAGCACTAGGCACAGACAACCACCGCAACGGGGCGTATCCAAAGACCGTGGATTCTCACTACGGTCCGGTAACTGTCGAGGTTCCCAGGGACCGGGCCGGGACGTTTGTTCCGACCATGGTCCCGAAAGGCTCGCGGCGTTTGACCGATGTTGACGACATGATTGTGAGCTTGTATGCCGGGGGCATGACAGTGCGCGATATCCAACACCATATGGCTACTGCCATGCGTGTTGATATCTCCCACGAGACGATTTCTGCGGTGACTGACGCTGTCCTTGATGAGGTCATGGTGTGGCAGAACCGCCAGTTAGATGAGTTCTACCCCGTCATTTTCCTTGATGCGCTGCGCATTAAAGTCCGTGAGGGCGGGCGCGTGGTCAACAAGTCCGCGTATATGGCCATTGGGGTGGATCTCGACGGCATCAAACACATCTTGGGGCTATGGATCGCGAGGGAAGAAGGCGCGTCGTTTTGGGCCCATGTGTGCTCGAATCTGGCTAATCGCGGGGTCAAAGATGTCTTCATTGTCTGCTGTGACGGGCTCAAAGGCCTGCCTGAGGCTGTGGAGGCATCCTGGCCGGGATCGATGGTACAAACCTGTGTTGTGCACTTGATTCGTGCTGCTAACAGGTGGGTTGCCTACGGGGACCGTAAGGCGGTTTCAGCGGCCTTGAAGAAGGTCTATACCGCCCCTGATGGCTCCAGTGCTGCCATTGCACTCGAGGAGTTTGCTTCTTCGGGTCTTGGCCAGAAATATCCCAGGTCAGTCAAGGTGTGGCAGGACGCATGGGAGAGGTTCGTGCCGTTTTTGCAGTTCCCTCCGGCAGCGCGCAAAGTCATCTACACCACCAATTCCATCGAGTCGTTTAACAACGAGTTGCGCAAAGCCACCCGCAACCGCGTGCAGTTTACGAACGACGAATCCGCGTTGAAGACCTTGTGGTTGATGATCTGCAATATTGAAGACAAACGCGCTGCTCGCAGGGCCAAGGAAGGTAAAAAGGCCGCGGCTACCGCCGGGAGGCTTGTGGAAGGAGCGAAAGTCTCAGGCTGGAAGCAAGCCATCAACCAGATGGCCGTGGCCTACCCCGACCGCTTCGACCAATACCTCTAA
- a CDS encoding VaFE repeat-containing surface-anchored protein has product MVTDIKAEDSDSDVFAGPLKPGETTTFTGKLVLEEGGQYHADRAKAEGVPPSPDNPDEPGEDEPKVPSEPNEGHAKTPSEPKLELKKYINDNDAQDWDTAEEVLPEETSTVKFVVTNTGDVDLFNITLSDETVEGVGDVVNITPDQIDRLNVGESAEFIGELTLTDGNQTHKNVAKAEGVPPNPENPDEPGLDQPKVPSNEDPAHAETPEKDVKPNPRPTEANPSAEEKPADEPDPQDDSSDEPQPTEDKPAPQPSSTQSSEEETPSEPVTEEPAEPTKPGMPKLELKKYIGTEEFTGEEKPQGQPGADGVVDAQDESKAFEAKDAGQDLTVTFVVTNTGDMDLKDVSVADELTDAIKIGEISPAKQDIKKGQSVNFTATLKAPEAGKLHADEAKANGVPVDDEGKEVPWTDEDGNEHKPGEPVDSNEDPAHAKTPQPGEPKLELKKYINDNDAQDWDAAENLKAGEKATVKFVVTNTGGVDLFNITLTDETVEGVGVVENITPDQIDRLNVGQSAEFTGELTLAENEEHKDVAKAQGVEPNPENPNEPGDKPVESNEDPAHAKTPKPGEPVVPVPPKPGEPEPKITTDAAIEGNGPLVAGATVVDTVSFTGLKVGQRYELEAALMCKASGESTGATAKVAFVPQVADGQINVPISVTDANCSEQVAFETLRDKSGDVVAVHHDINDAAQTVTAEDVTKPAPSPETVEKKRDRNVTVVSEGAPEVGKAVAPKTPRRSIKAIPSGSLVLEEGMPSRI; this is encoded by the coding sequence GTGGTTACTGACATCAAGGCTGAGGACTCTGACTCCGACGTCTTCGCTGGGCCGCTGAAGCCGGGTGAGACCACCACCTTCACGGGCAAGCTCGTGCTGGAGGAGGGCGGTCAGTACCATGCCGACCGCGCCAAGGCCGAGGGTGTTCCCCCGAGCCCGGATAACCCGGATGAGCCCGGTGAGGACGAGCCGAAGGTTCCGTCCGAGCCGAACGAGGGTCACGCCAAGACCCCGTCCGAGCCGAAGCTGGAGTTGAAGAAGTACATCAACGACAACGACGCTCAGGATTGGGATACCGCTGAGGAAGTCCTCCCGGAGGAGACCTCGACGGTGAAGTTCGTGGTGACCAACACGGGTGACGTTGATCTGTTCAACATCACGCTGTCTGATGAGACGGTCGAGGGCGTGGGCGATGTTGTGAACATCACCCCGGATCAGATCGACCGCCTCAACGTGGGTGAGTCTGCGGAGTTCATCGGTGAGCTGACGCTGACCGATGGCAACCAGACGCACAAGAACGTGGCCAAGGCCGAGGGTGTTCCGCCGAACCCGGAGAACCCGGATGAGCCTGGCTTGGATCAGCCGAAGGTGCCCTCTAACGAGGACCCCGCTCACGCTGAGACCCCGGAGAAGGACGTTAAGCCGAACCCGCGTCCGACGGAAGCAAATCCGTCGGCCGAGGAGAAGCCCGCCGATGAACCGGATCCGCAGGATGATTCCTCGGATGAGCCGCAGCCCACGGAGGATAAGCCTGCTCCGCAGCCGTCCTCCACGCAGTCCTCGGAGGAGGAGACTCCTAGCGAGCCTGTGACGGAGGAGCCCGCCGAGCCCACCAAGCCGGGTATGCCGAAGCTTGAGTTGAAGAAGTACATCGGTACGGAGGAGTTCACGGGTGAGGAGAAGCCGCAGGGTCAGCCTGGTGCTGATGGTGTGGTGGACGCTCAGGACGAGTCCAAGGCCTTCGAGGCTAAGGACGCCGGGCAGGATCTCACGGTGACCTTCGTGGTGACCAACACCGGCGATATGGACCTGAAGGATGTTTCCGTGGCCGATGAGCTTACCGACGCCATCAAGATTGGTGAGATCAGCCCGGCCAAGCAGGACATCAAGAAGGGCCAGTCGGTGAACTTCACTGCCACGCTGAAGGCTCCGGAGGCCGGGAAGCTGCACGCCGATGAGGCGAAGGCAAACGGTGTTCCGGTGGATGACGAGGGCAAGGAAGTCCCGTGGACCGATGAGGATGGCAACGAGCACAAGCCGGGCGAGCCGGTGGACTCTAACGAGGACCCCGCGCACGCTAAGACCCCGCAGCCTGGTGAGCCGAAGCTGGAGTTGAAGAAGTACATCAACGACAACGACGCTCAGGACTGGGACGCTGCGGAGAACCTCAAGGCCGGCGAGAAGGCCACGGTGAAGTTCGTGGTCACCAACACCGGTGGTGTGGATCTGTTCAACATCACTTTGACCGATGAGACGGTCGAGGGTGTGGGCGTGGTGGAGAACATCACCCCGGATCAGATTGATCGCCTCAACGTGGGGCAGTCTGCCGAGTTCACCGGTGAGCTGACGCTTGCGGAGAACGAGGAGCACAAGGACGTCGCTAAGGCGCAGGGTGTGGAGCCGAACCCGGAGAATCCGAACGAGCCCGGCGATAAGCCGGTGGAGTCCAACGAGGATCCGGCGCACGCTAAGACCCCGAAGCCCGGCGAGCCTGTGGTGCCGGTGCCGCCGAAGCCGGGTGAGCCGGAGCCGAAGATCACCACGGATGCCGCGATTGAGGGCAATGGGCCTTTGGTTGCTGGTGCCACGGTGGTTGATACGGTGAGCTTCACTGGTTTGAAGGTGGGCCAGCGTTACGAGCTGGAGGCTGCGTTGATGTGTAAGGCTTCTGGTGAGTCCACTGGTGCTACGGCGAAGGTGGCGTTTGTTCCGCAGGTTGCGGATGGTCAGATTAATGTGCCGATTTCGGTGACGGATGCTAACTGCTCTGAGCAGGTGGCGTTTGAGACTCTGCGTGATAAGTCTGGTGATGTGGTGGCTGTGCACCATGACATTAATGATGCTGCGCAGACGGTGACTGCTGAGGATGTGACGAAGCCTGCGCCTTCGCCGGAGACGGTGGAGAAGAAGCGGGATCGGAATGTGACGGTGGTTTCTGAGGGTGCGCCTGAGGTTGGTAAGGCTGTGGCGCCGAAGACGCCGCGTCGTTCGATTAAGGCGATTCCGTCTGGTTCCTTGGTGTTGGAGGAGGGTATGCCTTCTCGGATCTAA
- a CDS encoding DUF3068 domain-containing protein, whose protein sequence is MLPTSRVVSVLLMGVGAALFIAGLMAPRVIDQDARLPLDIGELTWTLRDEAADSMVLVDPQRPVVTTPVVRQMHVTLEEPSTQEQVMVRVGTSELRESQQREADRLISAQVWSYGVDRTSGTATGPAVLSQQLASPTTEVAAPASWWKFPSQVQQRAYDVFDETLRASAPAEFQGAEERDGREVYHFRQIIEPTNVAQRYPGVFNTTEFSEGEAGRGFLFHSATRDYYVDRVSGLVIDVHERIDDYYGTADGAKREQVLAFEGGLVEGQSEELLAAVRQVTEQRHVGAWSWAGIVIGVALVALGTLGALRPGARKTRKAQKARKRRR, encoded by the coding sequence ATGCTTCCTACCTCTCGCGTCGTGTCCGTGCTTCTCATGGGGGTGGGCGCAGCGCTTTTTATTGCGGGGCTGATGGCCCCGCGTGTGATTGATCAGGACGCCAGGCTGCCGCTCGATATAGGAGAACTCACCTGGACTCTGCGCGATGAGGCGGCGGATTCGATGGTGCTGGTGGATCCGCAACGCCCGGTGGTGACCACCCCCGTGGTGCGCCAAATGCATGTGACCTTGGAGGAACCATCCACGCAGGAACAGGTGATGGTGCGGGTGGGCACCAGCGAACTGCGCGAAAGTCAGCAGCGGGAGGCGGATCGCCTGATCTCCGCCCAGGTGTGGAGTTACGGGGTGGATCGCACCTCGGGGACGGCCACGGGCCCTGCGGTGCTGAGCCAACAACTAGCCAGCCCCACCACGGAGGTGGCGGCTCCTGCCTCCTGGTGGAAGTTCCCCTCTCAGGTGCAGCAGCGTGCCTATGACGTGTTCGATGAGACGCTGCGCGCCTCCGCACCGGCGGAGTTCCAGGGGGCGGAGGAACGCGATGGCCGCGAGGTGTATCACTTCCGCCAGATCATCGAGCCCACTAACGTGGCGCAGCGCTATCCCGGTGTGTTTAATACCACGGAGTTTTCAGAGGGCGAGGCAGGGCGTGGCTTCCTTTTCCATTCGGCCACGCGGGATTACTATGTGGATCGAGTTTCCGGGTTGGTCATTGATGTGCACGAGCGGATTGATGATTATTATGGCACCGCAGACGGAGCAAAGCGGGAACAGGTTTTAGCATTTGAGGGTGGCCTCGTGGAGGGGCAATCCGAGGAGTTACTGGCAGCGGTGCGGCAGGTGACGGAGCAGCGGCACGTGGGAGCGTGGTCGTGGGCCGGTATCGTGATCGGCGTGGCGCTCGTGGCTCTGGGGACGCTGGGTGCCCTGCGCCCGGGTGCCAGAAAGACCCGGAAAGCGCAGAAGGCTCGGAAGCGGAGGCGCTAG
- a CDS encoding DNA-directed RNA polymerase subunit beta: MLEGPILAVSRQTKSVADTPGAPKRYSFAKYSEPIEIPGLLDVQRDSFDWLVGTPEWRARQQEERGPEARITSGLEDILDELSPIQDYSGNMSLSLSEPRFEEVKNSIEESKDKDINYSAPLYVTAEFINNDTQEIKSQTVFIGDFPMMTDKGTFIVNGTERVVVSQLVRSPGVYFDQTIDKSTERPLHSVKVIPSRGAWLEFDVDKRDTVGVRIDRKRRQPVTVLLKALGWTAEQIRERFGFSEIMMSTLENDGVENTDQALLEIYRKQRPGEQPTRELAQSLLDNAFFRAKRYDLAKVGRYKVNRKLGLGGDHDGLMTLTEEDIATTLEYLVRLHAGERTMTSPTGEVIPVATDDIDHFGNRRLRTVGELIQNQVRVGLSRMERVVRERMTTQDAESITPTSLINVRPVSAAIREFFGTSQLSQFMDQNNSLSGLTHKRRLSALGPGGLSRERAGIEVRDVHPSHYGRMCPIETPEGPNIGLIGSLATYARVNPFGFIETPYRKVVDGKVTDEVEYLTADEEDRFAVAEASTEVDAEGNITQGRIEVRVKDGDIQVTNAQGVDYLDVSPRQMVSVGTAMIPFLEHDDANRALMGANMQKQAVPLLRSEAPLVGTGMEYRAAYDAGDLVIAPRAGVVENVSADFITIMDDQGQRDTFMLRKFERTNQGTCYNQTPLVKIGQRVEAGEVLADGPGTHNGEMALGRNLLVAFMPWEGHNYEDAIILNQRVVEEDILTSIHIEEHEIDARDTKLGAEEITREIPNVSEDVLRDLDDRGIVRIGADVRAGDILVGKVTPKGETELTPEERLLRAIFGEKAREVRDTSLKVPHGETGKVIGVRRFSREDDDDLAAGVNEMIRVYVAQKRKIQDGDKLAGRHGNKGVVGKILPPEDMPFMADGTPVDIILNTHGVPRRMNIGQVLETHLGWLAAAGWQVDPADEKNTELLKTLPKELYDVPAGSLTATPVFDGATNTEVAGLLANSRPNRDGDVMVDGNGKTMLLDGRSGEPFPYPVSVGYMYMLKLHHLVDEKIHARSTGPYSMITQQPLGGKAQFGGQRFGEMEVWAMQAYGAAYTLQELLTIKSDDVMGRVKVYEAIVKGENIPDPGIPESFKVLLKELQSLCLNVEVLSADGTPMELSGSDDDMEATTSLGINLSRDERSDADIA, translated from the coding sequence GTGCTGGAAGGACCCATCTTGGCAGTCTCCCGCCAGACCAAGTCAGTGGCCGATACCCCCGGAGCTCCGAAGCGTTACTCCTTCGCTAAGTACTCGGAGCCTATTGAGATCCCGGGTCTCCTTGACGTGCAGCGTGATTCCTTCGACTGGCTCGTTGGCACGCCCGAGTGGCGCGCGCGCCAGCAGGAGGAGCGCGGCCCCGAGGCGCGCATCACCAGTGGTCTTGAGGATATTCTCGATGAACTCTCTCCGATTCAGGATTACTCCGGCAATATGTCGTTGTCCCTCTCGGAGCCTCGTTTTGAAGAGGTAAAGAACTCCATCGAGGAGTCCAAGGACAAGGACATTAACTATTCGGCTCCGCTGTACGTCACGGCCGAGTTTATTAATAACGATACCCAGGAGATTAAGTCCCAGACCGTGTTCATCGGTGATTTCCCGATGATGACGGATAAGGGCACGTTCATCGTGAACGGCACGGAGCGCGTGGTGGTCTCGCAGCTCGTGCGTTCTCCCGGTGTGTACTTCGATCAGACCATTGATAAGTCCACGGAGCGCCCGCTGCATTCCGTGAAGGTCATTCCTTCGCGCGGTGCCTGGCTGGAGTTCGACGTGGACAAGCGCGATACCGTCGGCGTGCGCATCGACCGCAAGCGCCGTCAGCCGGTGACGGTGCTGCTCAAGGCCCTGGGTTGGACGGCCGAGCAGATTCGGGAGCGCTTTGGCTTCTCCGAGATCATGATGTCCACGCTGGAAAACGACGGCGTGGAGAACACCGACCAGGCTCTGCTGGAGATTTACCGCAAGCAGCGCCCCGGCGAGCAGCCCACCCGCGAGCTGGCGCAGTCCCTGCTGGATAACGCCTTCTTCCGTGCCAAGCGCTACGACCTCGCTAAGGTGGGCCGGTACAAGGTGAACCGCAAGCTCGGCCTGGGCGGGGATCACGATGGCCTGATGACGCTCACGGAGGAGGACATCGCCACCACCCTGGAGTACCTCGTGCGCCTGCACGCGGGGGAGCGGACCATGACCTCGCCCACCGGCGAGGTGATTCCGGTGGCCACCGATGACATCGACCACTTTGGTAACCGCCGCCTGCGCACCGTGGGCGAGCTGATCCAGAACCAGGTGCGCGTGGGCCTTTCCCGCATGGAGCGCGTGGTGCGCGAGCGCATGACCACGCAGGACGCGGAATCCATCACGCCCACCTCGCTGATTAACGTGCGCCCGGTCTCCGCCGCGATCCGCGAGTTCTTTGGTACCTCGCAGCTCTCGCAGTTCATGGACCAGAACAACTCCCTCTCCGGCCTGACCCACAAGCGCCGCCTGTCCGCGCTGGGCCCTGGTGGCCTCTCCCGCGAGCGCGCGGGTATCGAGGTGCGCGACGTGCACCCCTCGCACTACGGCCGCATGTGCCCCATCGAGACTCCCGAGGGCCCGAACATCGGCCTGATCGGCTCGCTGGCCACCTACGCGCGGGTGAACCCCTTTGGCTTCATCGAGACGCCGTACCGCAAGGTCGTCGATGGCAAGGTCACCGACGAGGTGGAGTACCTCACCGCCGATGAGGAGGATCGCTTTGCCGTGGCCGAGGCCTCCACCGAGGTGGACGCCGAGGGCAACATCACGCAGGGCCGCATCGAGGTGCGCGTGAAGGACGGTGATATTCAGGTGACCAACGCCCAGGGCGTGGATTACCTGGACGTTTCCCCGCGCCAGATGGTGTCCGTGGGCACCGCCATGATTCCCTTCCTGGAGCACGATGACGCCAACCGTGCCCTCATGGGCGCGAACATGCAGAAGCAGGCCGTGCCGCTGCTGCGCTCCGAGGCCCCGCTGGTGGGCACCGGCATGGAGTACCGCGCGGCCTATGACGCGGGCGACCTCGTGATTGCCCCGCGCGCGGGCGTGGTGGAGAACGTCTCCGCGGACTTCATCACCATCATGGACGATCAGGGCCAGCGCGATACCTTCATGCTGCGCAAGTTCGAGCGCACCAACCAGGGCACCTGCTACAACCAGACCCCGCTGGTGAAGATTGGGCAGCGCGTGGAGGCAGGCGAGGTGCTTGCCGACGGCCCCGGTACCCACAACGGCGAGATGGCGCTGGGCCGTAACCTGCTCGTGGCGTTCATGCCGTGGGAGGGCCACAACTACGAGGACGCGATCATCCTCAACCAGCGCGTGGTGGAGGAGGACATCCTGACCTCCATCCACATCGAGGAGCACGAGATCGACGCCCGCGATACCAAGCTGGGCGCGGAGGAAATCACCCGAGAGATTCCCAACGTCTCCGAGGACGTGCTGCGCGACCTCGACGATCGCGGTATCGTGCGCATTGGCGCGGACGTGCGCGCGGGCGACATTCTGGTGGGTAAGGTCACCCCGAAGGGTGAGACGGAACTGACCCCCGAGGAGCGTCTGCTGCGCGCCATCTTTGGCGAGAAGGCCCGCGAGGTGCGCGACACCTCCCTGAAGGTGCCCCACGGCGAGACCGGCAAGGTGATCGGCGTGCGCCGCTTCTCCCGCGAGGACGATGACGATCTGGCCGCGGGTGTGAACGAGATGATCCGCGTGTACGTGGCGCAGAAGCGCAAGATCCAGGACGGCGATAAGCTGGCCGGCCGCCACGGCAACAAGGGCGTGGTGGGCAAGATCCTGCCCCCGGAGGATATGCCCTTCATGGCCGATGGCACCCCCGTGGACATCATTCTGAACACCCACGGCGTGCCGCGTCGTATGAACATCGGTCAGGTGCTGGAAACCCACCTTGGCTGGCTCGCCGCCGCGGGCTGGCAGGTGGACCCGGCCGATGAGAAGAACACCGAGCTGCTCAAGACGCTGCCTAAGGAGCTGTACGACGTCCCCGCCGGCTCGCTCACGGCCACCCCCGTGTTCGATGGCGCCACCAACACCGAGGTGGCGGGCCTGCTGGCGAACTCCCGCCCCAACCGCGACGGCGACGTCATGGTGGACGGCAACGGCAAGACCATGCTTCTCGACGGCCGTTCCGGCGAGCCCTTCCCGTATCCGGTGTCCGTGGGCTACATGTACATGCTCAAGCTGCACCACCTGGTGGACGAGAAGATTCACGCCCGCTCCACCGGCCCGTACTCGATGATTACCCAGCAGCCGCTCGGCGGTAAGGCCCAGTTCGGTGGCCAGCGCTTTGGTGAGATGGAGGTGTGGGCCATGCAGGCATACGGCGCGGCCTACACCCTCCAGGAACTGCTGACCATCAAGTCCGATGACGTGATGGGCCGCGTGAAGGTGTACGAGGCGATCGTGAAGGGCGAGAATATCCCGGACCCCGGTATCCCCGAGTCCTTCAAGGTGCTGCTCAAGGAGTTGCAGTCCCTGTGCCTGAACGTGGAGGTTCTCTCCGCCGACGGCACGCCGATGGAACTCTCCGGCTCCGATGACGACATGGAAGCGACGACGTCGCTGGGCATTAACCTGTCCCGCGATGAGCGCTCCGATGCCGACATCGCCTAA